In the Gammaproteobacteria bacterium genome, one interval contains:
- a CDS encoding response regulator, producing MTTMKALVVDDSKLARLTLRKLLVARGVEVEQAESGEEALSHMENSRPDIVFMDNQMPNMNGIDAMRAIKDNPDTGSIPVIMCTGQDEADFKANAVNNGAAGVLAKPPVVEELEEVLEFAAQPRTGVVEHEAVGTLAASGELDEFRNMLEGLVGQFSVLARKLERLESESPAAKLDAFEQRIAALEGGSDSPNLGDLPHRIEQLESASPASTLEEFSRRLSQIESRHGPMDLGDLPDRIARLESESPAIDTSQVEALLGKGLSEHQQATENRFSDLVSRLETVEAGTSAEASAGSVDSAAIVAEATDAALEKSLAAFEDRLKSFGNASSGLSESDLERVREVAAEVAGSTETAQAGGIGDELNDALISEARRAGEDAGRSVAETIAREAVAGFVSATSGDSAQGPASLTGEVQELSRKQKSLSTRIALAYLFAAAVGGAAIALPFLQKLG from the coding sequence ATGACGACGATGAAAGCCCTGGTAGTTGACGACTCCAAACTCGCGCGCCTGACCCTGCGCAAACTCCTGGTTGCACGTGGTGTGGAAGTCGAACAGGCCGAGTCCGGTGAAGAGGCGCTCAGCCACATGGAGAACAGCCGGCCCGATATCGTGTTCATGGACAATCAGATGCCGAACATGAACGGAATCGACGCCATGCGTGCGATCAAGGACAACCCGGACACCGGGAGTATTCCGGTGATCATGTGTACCGGACAGGATGAGGCCGATTTCAAGGCCAATGCCGTCAACAACGGGGCCGCCGGTGTACTGGCCAAACCCCCGGTCGTCGAGGAGCTGGAGGAAGTCCTCGAGTTCGCCGCGCAGCCGCGGACCGGCGTCGTCGAGCACGAAGCAGTAGGAACACTGGCGGCGTCTGGGGAGCTGGACGAGTTCAGGAACATGCTGGAAGGCCTGGTGGGCCAGTTCAGCGTGCTCGCAAGAAAGCTGGAGCGGCTCGAATCAGAGTCGCCGGCCGCGAAGCTCGATGCCTTCGAGCAGCGGATTGCGGCACTAGAGGGCGGTAGCGATTCACCGAACCTCGGCGACCTCCCTCACCGGATCGAACAGCTGGAATCCGCATCCCCAGCCTCGACCCTCGAGGAGTTCTCGCGGCGTCTGTCTCAGATAGAATCGCGGCACGGCCCGATGGACCTGGGCGATCTGCCCGATAGAATTGCTCGACTCGAATCCGAGTCTCCTGCGATTGATACCTCACAGGTCGAAGCGCTCCTGGGCAAGGGGCTCTCCGAACATCAACAGGCGACAGAAAACCGATTCTCCGACCTGGTGTCCCGACTCGAAACGGTCGAGGCGGGCACATCCGCCGAGGCATCCGCTGGTTCCGTGGATTCGGCGGCCATCGTCGCCGAGGCCACCGATGCGGCGCTGGAGAAGAGTCTCGCGGCGTTCGAAGATCGCCTGAAATCGTTCGGTAATGCCTCTTCCGGACTCAGCGAGAGCGATCTGGAGCGTGTGCGCGAAGTTGCCGCCGAGGTCGCTGGCAGCACCGAAACGGCACAGGCCGGCGGAATCGGCGACGAGTTGAACGACGCGCTGATCTCAGAGGCCAGACGCGCGGGCGAAGACGCGGGACGGTCCGTGGCGGAAACCATCGCCCGGGAGGCCGTCGCCGGTTTCGTCTCCGCGACGTCCGGCGATAGCGCACAGGGACCCGCATCCCTGACCGGCGAGGTGCAGGAGCTATCCCGGAAACAAAAATCCTTGTCCACCCGGATCGCGTTGGCCTATCTGTTCGCGGCGGCCGTCGGCGGCGCCGCCATCGCACTACCCTTCTTACAGAAGCTGGGTTAG